The genomic interval TGTGGTGCTCACGTTCGCAGACGCGGGCGAGGATGCCGTCGGCTTCGAGGGCGAGGCTCAGGTCACCATGGCTGCGCTCGGTGCGCGAGTGAGTCTCTCAGGCGTCCTGCGGGTCGTCGACGGTTCGCGGCTGCGGCTGGAGGGCTTCGACATCCGCTCGCGCAGCTTCTTCGCCGCCGCCGCCCTCGCGGCACTGGGGCCGAGGATCGCCGAGGCGACGAGCCAGGAGCTCGATCTCGCATCCGTTCTGCCGGTGGGGCTCTCCGGCGCGCGCGTCGGCATCGGTTCGCCGAACGGCGGCCTCGAGCTCGCCGCGACCTTCAGCTGACGCCGCCCGGGGCGCGGGTCAGTCGCCGTGGCCGAACCGGCGGCGCACGGCCGGCTTCAGCAGCGAGGCGGGCCGCACGATGCCGACCCCGAAGCGCTCGGCCACCGCGTCGACGGCCTGCTCCGCCTCGCGCCACGACTCGTCGTCGTCCCAGAGGCCGAGGTTCGCGACCTCGCCGGTGAGCTGTTCGGCGCGCACGCCGATGAGGCGCACGGGGCGCGCCTGCGGGTTCGCCTGCGCGTAGAGAGCGCGAACCTCCTCGTAGATGCGCCGACCGAGGTGGGTGGGGTCTGGCAGCGTGCGCGAGCGGGTGATCGTCGTGAAGTCGGAGTAGCGGAGCCTGAGGGCCACGGTGCGGGCGGTGACGCCCGCCGTGCGCAGGCGTCGGCCGACGGCGTCCGAGAGCGCGAGGAGCACGCGATTGAGTTCCTCGGGATCGGTGCGGTCGGTCTCGAAGGTCGTCTCGTGCCCGATCGACTTCTCCTCGCGGCCGGGTGAGATCGTGCGCGGATCGCGACCCCAGGCGAGATCGTGCAGGCGTGTGGCGCCCGCGTCGCCGATGGCGCGCCGCAGCATGTCGACAGGGGCGTGCGCGAGGTCGCCGATCGTGCGCAGGCCGAGCCGGAGGAGCGACTCCTCGGTCTTGCCGCCCACCCCCCAGAGCGCGGACACGGGCAGCGGGTGCAGGAAGTCGAGC from Salinibacterium sp. ZJ70 carries:
- the dinB gene encoding DNA polymerase IV, with the protein product MSKQDGSGRRVSADPVDDPAAHIMHVDMDAFFASVELLERPELVGKPVIVGHASQRSVVTAATYEARRYGVNSAMPMAEALRRCPQAVVLEPHFERYAHYSKIVMRILESVTPEVEPLSVDEAFLDVAGARRLMGSSWQIGTLLRERVHSETGLHCSAGAAATKFVAKLASGYAKPDGLLVIPEAQTLDFLHPLPVSALWGVGGKTEESLLRLGLRTIGDLAHAPVDMLRRAIGDAGATRLHDLAWGRDPRTISPGREEKSIGHETTFETDRTDPEELNRVLLALSDAVGRRLRTAGVTARTVALRLRYSDFTTITRSRTLPDPTHLGRRIYEEVRALYAQANPQARPVRLIGVRAEQLTGEVANLGLWDDDESWREAEQAVDAVAERFGVGIVRPASLLKPAVRRRFGHGD